From one Prochlorococcus marinus str. MIT 0912 genomic stretch:
- a CDS encoding L-threonylcarbamoyladenylate synthase, translating into MGISDLALKLKKGSLALFPTDTLPAICSYPKYSKKIWTIKKRPLSKPLILMGGCLDDLFEFVHPCAIEEGLKLAKIYWPGALTIVLPTIGNLSEYLNCHSNSVGFRVPALGLARDLLMETGPLATTSANISGEAPVKDEIEAEIAFPGIPILSPIPWPKSSGMASTVVEWEKGKWNLLRPGSVVLK; encoded by the coding sequence TTGGGGATTTCTGACTTAGCTTTAAAGTTGAAAAAGGGATCTTTAGCTTTATTTCCTACTGATACGTTGCCAGCAATTTGCTCATACCCTAAATACTCAAAAAAAATTTGGACCATTAAGAAAAGGCCTTTAAGTAAGCCACTCATATTAATGGGAGGTTGCTTGGATGATTTGTTTGAATTTGTTCACCCTTGTGCGATAGAAGAAGGCTTGAAATTGGCAAAAATCTATTGGCCTGGAGCATTAACAATTGTTTTGCCAACAATTGGAAATTTATCTGAGTATTTGAATTGCCATTCTAATTCTGTGGGTTTTAGAGTCCCCGCTTTAGGACTTGCAAGAGATTTGCTGATGGAAACTGGTCCTCTTGCAACTACGAGTGCAAATATTTCTGGAGAAGCACCTGTTAAAGATGAGATAGAAGCTGAGATTGCATTCCCTGGGATTCCAATACTTTCTCCTATCCCTTGGCCAAAATCTTCTGGTATGGCAAGCACAGTTGTTGAATGGGAAAAGGGAAAGTGGAATTTGTTAAGGCCTGGTTCAGTCGTTTTGAAATAA
- the prmC gene encoding peptide chain release factor N(5)-glutamine methyltransferase: protein MISKGGRKVDFDWLLDIAAGVSWSKLQSIILNPENFISLEIETEELEVIWESHIKDKTPLQYLISKCPWRDIELEVSEEALIPRQETELMIDFALKKVSNIDRGRWADLGTGSGAIAVSLAKSLPDWNGHALDISNEALGLAKKNLKSIVPNANVKFASGDWWEPLKRWWGSFDLVLSNPPYIPSGLIEELEPVVKNHEPRIALDGGEDGMKASRAIILGASNGLAKGGWLILEHHYDQSEKITNLMKKTGMEEVSFEKDLSGINRYAICRKK, encoded by the coding sequence ATGATATCGAAAGGCGGCAGAAAAGTTGATTTTGATTGGCTTTTAGATATTGCGGCTGGAGTCTCTTGGAGTAAATTGCAAAGTATTATTTTGAATCCTGAGAATTTTATTTCCTTAGAAATCGAAACTGAAGAATTAGAAGTTATTTGGGAATCTCATATAAAAGATAAAACCCCACTTCAATATTTGATTTCTAAGTGCCCTTGGAGAGATATAGAGTTAGAGGTCTCAGAAGAGGCTCTTATCCCTAGGCAAGAAACTGAGCTTATGATTGATTTCGCTTTGAAAAAAGTGTCTAATATTGATCGTGGAAGATGGGCTGATCTCGGTACAGGATCTGGAGCTATTGCGGTATCGTTAGCTAAATCTCTTCCTGATTGGAATGGACATGCATTAGATATTAGTAATGAAGCACTAGGCCTAGCTAAAAAGAATTTAAAATCTATTGTGCCCAATGCGAATGTGAAATTCGCTTCAGGAGATTGGTGGGAGCCTTTAAAAAGATGGTGGGGAAGCTTTGATTTGGTTTTAAGTAATCCTCCTTATATACCCTCTGGTTTGATTGAAGAGTTAGAACCAGTGGTTAAAAATCATGAGCCTCGTATAGCTTTGGATGGCGGAGAGGATGGAATGAAGGCTTCTCGAGCAATCATCCTTGGGGCATCAAATGGACTTGCTAAAGGAGGTTGGTTAATTCTTGAACATCATTATGATCAAAGTGAAAAGATAACTAACCTTATGAAGAAAACTGGAATGGAAGAAGTTTCTTTTGAAAAAGATTTAAGTGGAATAAATCGTTATGCAATTTGTCGTAAAAAATAA
- the ctpZ gene encoding carboxyl-terminal processing protease CtpZ, whose translation MLLSVKSLTKLLQRFIAVLISFGILFQVLTQPAFALNDGQLLVIEAWNLVNAGYLDPKKFDEIQWKKLRQKALEKPINNSQQAYSAIEAMLLPLGDPYTRLLRPEDYEAMKKSNIGSEINGVGLQLGARKEDGEIVVISPLEGSPSSDAGITSGTILKKVNGQSPKQLGLEATAAKLRGQTGTQVIVELEKPDNEIIEISLERRSVDLRPVRTKRIRNESHTFGYLRITQFSEGVPDQVKEALEELSGKDIDGLILDLRNNSGGLVSSGLAVADDFLSNMPIVETKKRDSINDPISSGIETLYNGPMVTLVNEGTASASEILAGALQDNQRSELIGNKTFGKGLIQSLTNLSDGSGLAVTVASYLTPSGRDIQNLGIDPDRILEMPEPLNPGSDEDRWLLDAELIMQATLDKEEVSEKSSKESQEQKEQLISKELE comes from the coding sequence ATGCTTTTATCTGTTAAATCTTTAACTAAGCTACTGCAGAGATTTATTGCAGTTTTAATTAGCTTTGGGATTTTATTTCAAGTCTTAACTCAACCCGCTTTTGCTCTCAACGATGGTCAATTGCTGGTTATTGAGGCATGGAATCTTGTTAATGCTGGTTATTTAGATCCTAAGAAATTCGATGAAATTCAATGGAAAAAACTTCGTCAAAAAGCTCTTGAGAAACCGATCAACAATTCTCAGCAAGCCTACTCAGCTATAGAAGCGATGCTTCTTCCTCTTGGAGACCCTTATACCCGCTTATTGAGACCAGAGGACTACGAAGCGATGAAAAAAAGCAATATAGGTAGTGAAATTAATGGAGTTGGCCTTCAGTTGGGCGCAAGAAAAGAAGACGGAGAAATAGTTGTAATATCTCCTCTTGAAGGCTCCCCTTCATCGGATGCTGGTATTACAAGTGGAACAATTTTAAAAAAAGTCAATGGTCAATCTCCAAAACAATTAGGACTTGAAGCAACAGCAGCGAAATTGAGAGGGCAAACTGGAACTCAAGTAATTGTTGAATTAGAGAAACCTGACAATGAAATCATAGAAATTTCTTTAGAGAGGAGAAGTGTTGATTTAAGACCAGTTAGGACTAAGAGGATAAGAAATGAATCTCATACATTTGGTTACTTAAGAATCACACAATTTAGTGAGGGAGTTCCTGATCAAGTGAAGGAAGCATTAGAAGAATTATCCGGGAAAGACATAGATGGACTGATTTTGGACTTAAGAAATAACTCTGGAGGCCTAGTAAGTTCCGGACTTGCCGTAGCCGACGATTTCCTCAGCAATATGCCGATTGTCGAAACCAAAAAAAGAGATTCTATTAATGATCCGATCAGCTCTGGGATAGAAACTCTTTATAACGGGCCTATGGTTACGCTTGTCAATGAAGGCACAGCGAGTGCCAGTGAAATTCTAGCCGGTGCTTTACAAGACAATCAAAGATCTGAGCTTATAGGAAACAAAACCTTTGGGAAAGGCCTCATTCAATCTTTAACAAATCTAAGTGATGGCAGTGGTTTAGCAGTGACAGTTGCTAGCTATTTAACTCCGAGTGGAAGAGACATACAGAATCTTGGAATAGATCCTGATCGCATCTTAGAAATGCCAGAGCCACTTAATCCAGGTTCTGATGAAGACAGATGGCTTTTAGATGCAGAATTGATTATGCAAGCCACTTTAGATAAAGAAGAAGTCTCAGAGAAGTCATCAAAAGAAAGTCAAGAGCAAAAAGAACAATTAATTAGCAAAGAACTTGAATAA
- the minE gene encoding cell division topological specificity factor MinE, giving the protein MAMTLRDIINKLLRRQPSSASTARERLQLVLAHDRSDLSTELLDQMRKEILEVVAKYVEIDVDEGAVSLETEDRMTALVANLPIKRTITGQIKLKEPNNQSEDNSKETEGTDQIS; this is encoded by the coding sequence ATGGCAATGACACTTAGAGACATCATCAACAAGTTGTTACGTAGACAGCCGTCTAGCGCTAGCACTGCGAGAGAGAGATTGCAACTTGTATTAGCTCATGATCGATCAGACCTCAGTACAGAACTTTTAGATCAAATGAGAAAAGAAATACTTGAGGTGGTAGCAAAGTATGTAGAAATAGATGTAGATGAAGGCGCAGTAAGTCTTGAGACAGAAGATCGCATGACCGCATTAGTTGCCAACCTACCAATAAAAAGAACTATCACTGGTCAAATCAAACTTAAAGAGCCCAATAATCAGTCAGAAGACAATTCTAAGGAAACTGAAGGCACAGATCAAATCTCCTAG
- the petB gene encoding cytochrome b6, giving the protein MANSSPVYDWFQERLEIQDIADDVTSKYVPPHVNIFYCLGGITLVCFLIQFATGFAMTFYYKPTVTEAYSSVSYLMTDVSFGWLIRSVHRWSASMMVLMLILHVFRVYLTGGFKRPRELTWITGVVMAVITVAFGVTGYSLPWDQVGYWAVKIVSGVPAAIPVIGDFMVELLRGGESVGQSTLTRFYSLHTFVMPWLLAVFMLMHFLMIRKQGISGPL; this is encoded by the coding sequence ATGGCGAATTCTTCACCGGTTTATGACTGGTTCCAGGAACGTCTTGAGATACAGGACATAGCTGATGATGTCACATCAAAATACGTTCCACCACATGTCAACATTTTTTATTGTCTTGGTGGGATAACACTGGTTTGTTTTTTGATTCAATTCGCGACTGGATTCGCGATGACCTTTTATTACAAACCTACAGTAACTGAAGCTTATAGCTCAGTTAGTTATCTGATGACAGATGTGAGCTTCGGTTGGTTGATTAGGTCAGTCCATAGATGGAGTGCCTCAATGATGGTACTCATGCTTATTTTGCATGTTTTTAGAGTTTATTTAACTGGTGGATTCAAAAGGCCTAGAGAATTGACATGGATAACTGGAGTGGTTATGGCTGTCATAACTGTTGCTTTTGGAGTTACAGGCTACTCATTGCCTTGGGATCAGGTCGGCTATTGGGCAGTTAAAATTGTTTCTGGAGTCCCTGCTGCCATCCCAGTTATTGGTGACTTTATGGTTGAACTGCTTAGAGGTGGTGAAAGTGTTGGTCAGTCAACCTTGACAAGGTTTTACAGTCTCCATACTTTCGTAATGCCATGGTTACTAGCAGTATTCATGTTGATGCACTTCCTAATGATTAGGAAACAAGGAATCTCCGGACCCTTATAG
- the minC gene encoding septum site-determining protein MinC, which translates to MNLNNQKIIVNIDDKEYLDWKMCLKSKLKMLKSCNLEIDSKNLDLSCSDISEIIEIASKYNCKVFGFCSTSSKTIVSSQSLGYKSQFSFENCLDNILNINDKDLTFSRTNFHQGTVRSGEYLDSPGDLLILGDVNPGAKVSAEGNIMIWGRLLGIAHAGSKGNSQATISALQLRPVQLRIAKKVARGPKEKPQLGIAEQARIDSEEIVISPLET; encoded by the coding sequence ATGAATTTAAACAACCAAAAAATAATAGTCAATATCGATGATAAAGAATATCTAGATTGGAAAATGTGTTTAAAAAGTAAATTAAAAATGCTAAAGTCATGCAATTTAGAAATTGATTCTAAAAATCTCGATCTTTCATGTAGCGACATATCAGAAATAATAGAGATTGCGAGTAAATATAATTGTAAAGTTTTTGGTTTTTGCTCAACGTCTTCAAAGACGATAGTAAGTTCTCAATCACTAGGATATAAATCTCAATTTAGTTTTGAAAATTGCTTAGATAATATATTAAATATAAATGACAAAGATCTAACTTTTTCACGAACCAATTTTCATCAAGGGACTGTCAGGTCAGGAGAATATCTTGATAGTCCTGGGGATTTATTAATCCTTGGAGATGTGAATCCAGGCGCAAAAGTTAGTGCAGAGGGAAATATCATGATTTGGGGAAGACTTCTTGGGATTGCGCATGCAGGCAGCAAAGGAAACTCTCAAGCAACAATATCGGCCCTTCAACTAAGACCGGTACAACTAAGAATCGCTAAAAAAGTTGCGAGAGGGCCCAAGGAGAAACCTCAACTTGGTATTGCAGAGCAAGCAAGAATAGATTCCGAGGAAATTGTAATTTCCCCACTGGAGACCTAA
- the minD gene encoding septum site-determining protein MinD, with amino-acid sequence MGTDTRVILICSGKGGVGKTTLTANLGISLARQGLTTAVLDADFGLRNLDLLLGLENRIVYTAQEVLEEECRLDQALVKHKQESNLSLLPAGNPRMLDWLKPDDMKRIVDMLKEQFNYVLIDCPAGVEDGFKNAMAASQEAIVVTNPEVSAVRDADRVIGLLNTNAIKPVQLVLNRVRPKMMANQEMLSIDDVTDILALPLLGLVLEDEQVIVSTNRGEPLTLNSVNSPAAKCYLNIAKRLQGEDIPLIDPLEESSGFGAKFRRLMQTKIF; translated from the coding sequence GTGGGGACAGATACACGCGTCATTCTTATCTGCTCTGGCAAAGGTGGAGTAGGCAAGACAACCCTTACAGCAAATCTTGGCATTTCATTAGCAAGGCAGGGCTTAACTACTGCTGTTTTAGACGCAGACTTTGGTCTAAGAAACTTGGATTTGCTTTTAGGTCTTGAAAATCGAATTGTTTATACAGCGCAAGAAGTTCTAGAAGAGGAATGCAGGCTTGATCAGGCCTTAGTGAAACATAAGCAAGAATCCAATCTATCTTTACTTCCTGCTGGGAATCCAAGAATGCTTGATTGGTTAAAACCCGATGATATGAAGCGCATAGTCGACATGTTAAAAGAACAGTTCAATTACGTTTTAATTGACTGCCCTGCAGGAGTTGAAGATGGATTTAAAAATGCTATGGCAGCGTCTCAAGAAGCAATTGTAGTTACCAATCCTGAGGTTTCAGCAGTAAGAGATGCAGACAGAGTAATTGGTTTGCTTAATACAAATGCTATAAAACCAGTCCAGTTAGTTCTTAATAGAGTTAGGCCAAAGATGATGGCCAACCAAGAAATGCTTTCTATCGATGATGTGACTGATATTTTAGCCTTACCTCTACTTGGTCTTGTGCTAGAGGATGAACAAGTAATTGTCAGTACAAACCGAGGAGAGCCTCTAACTTTAAATAGCGTTAATTCCCCAGCAGCTAAATGTTATCTAAATATTGCCAAGAGATTACAAGGAGAAGATATTCCACTTATTGATCCCTTAGAGGAGAGTTCTGGCTTTGGTGCAAAATTCAGAAGACTAATGCAAACAAAAATTTTCTAA
- a CDS encoding HD domain-containing protein, producing the protein MSTRTYYDPLHKSISLNSSIPEEKMVMELIDSSPFQRLRRIKQLGPAYLTFHGAESSRFTHSLGVFHLARRAINHLSELDSRLKEHKFILYGAALLHDLGHGPLSHTSEEIFKINHEVWTGKLINSNQELTKILNKYGEGNAKAISDLIQSRKAPEQLIISLISSQLDCDRLDYLMRDSHTTGARYGQLDIDRIISAMIIAPDGDLAIHPKGLMAVEHYLVIRNLMYRSVYNHRLNEVCNWLLEQIIQIARKIGPKKLWADKNMSEWLWNHEEMSLESFLSNDDIVTGYHIHQWQDSGFDSLSALCSRFINRNLLKALNISSFCLEVRLEALAQARILSEKHCIEPDISCGLREQIVKSYHPYKYGLRLWDGENLQALEKVSPLVERLIEPNQSSWLIYPKEIESELRMEIEKLKTKHN; encoded by the coding sequence ATGTCAACTAGAACTTATTATGACCCTCTGCATAAATCCATTTCATTAAACAGCTCAATCCCGGAGGAAAAAATGGTGATGGAATTAATAGATTCCTCCCCATTTCAAAGATTAAGAAGAATTAAACAATTAGGTCCGGCATATTTAACATTTCATGGTGCAGAGTCAAGCAGATTTACTCATTCTCTTGGTGTATTTCATCTAGCAAGACGAGCAATAAATCATTTATCTGAGTTGGATTCTAGATTAAAAGAACACAAATTCATTCTCTATGGAGCTGCTCTTTTGCATGATTTGGGTCATGGTCCACTAAGTCATACAAGTGAGGAGATATTTAAAATAAATCATGAAGTATGGACGGGAAAATTAATAAATTCAAATCAAGAACTTACTAAAATACTTAATAAATATGGCGAGGGAAATGCAAAAGCAATTTCAGATTTAATTCAATCAAGAAAGGCTCCAGAACAATTAATTATTTCTTTAATTAGCAGTCAGTTAGATTGTGATCGACTTGATTACCTAATGAGAGATAGTCATACGACAGGTGCCAGATATGGGCAGTTAGATATTGATAGAATAATATCAGCAATGATAATTGCTCCAGATGGAGATTTAGCGATACACCCCAAGGGATTAATGGCAGTTGAGCATTATTTAGTTATAAGGAATCTAATGTATAGAAGTGTATATAACCACCGGTTAAATGAAGTTTGTAATTGGTTATTAGAGCAAATCATACAAATTGCAAGGAAGATTGGCCCCAAAAAACTATGGGCAGATAAAAATATGTCTGAATGGCTGTGGAATCATGAAGAAATGAGCTTAGAAAGTTTTCTATCTAATGATGATATAGTCACTGGATACCATATTCATCAATGGCAAGACTCTGGCTTTGATAGTCTATCTGCGCTCTGTAGTCGTTTTATAAATAGAAATTTATTAAAAGCATTAAATATATCCTCCTTCTGCCTAGAGGTAAGGCTAGAAGCTCTTGCTCAAGCTAGAATATTATCAGAGAAACATTGCATTGAGCCAGACATATCCTGTGGATTAAGGGAACAAATAGTTAAGAGTTATCATCCTTATAAATATGGACTTCGTTTATGGGATGGAGAGAACTTACAAGCTTTAGAGAAAGTATCACCATTAGTTGAGAGATTAATAGAGCCTAATCAATCTTCATGGCTAATTTATCCAAAAGAAATAGAAAGTGAATTAAGAATGGAGATCGAAAAGCTAAAAACGAAACATAATTAA
- the petD gene encoding cytochrome b6-f complex subunit IV translates to MSTLKKPDLADTKLRAKLAKGMGHNYYGEPAWPNDLLYIFPVVILGTIACVVGLAVLDPAFLGDKANPFATPLEILPEWYLYPVFQILRVVPNKLLGIALQTLIPLGLMILPFIENINKFANPFRRPVAMSLFLFGTVLTMYLGIGACLPIDKSLTLGLF, encoded by the coding sequence ATGTCTACTCTTAAGAAACCTGACTTAGCTGATACAAAATTAAGAGCAAAACTTGCTAAAGGAATGGGTCACAATTATTACGGAGAGCCAGCTTGGCCAAATGATCTATTATATATATTCCCTGTGGTTATTCTTGGCACGATAGCATGCGTTGTTGGTTTAGCAGTTTTAGATCCTGCATTTCTTGGAGATAAAGCTAATCCGTTTGCAACTCCATTAGAGATTCTCCCTGAGTGGTATTTATACCCTGTGTTTCAAATTTTACGTGTTGTACCTAACAAGTTACTAGGTATTGCTCTGCAGACATTGATCCCTTTAGGTTTGATGATTCTTCCTTTTATCGAAAATATTAATAAATTTGCTAACCCTTTCAGAAGACCAGTAGCGATGTCACTATTTTTATTTGGAACAGTTTTGACAATGTATTTAGGAATTGGAGCATGCTTACCTATTGATAAGTCTTTGACTTTAGGTTTGTTTTAA
- a CDS encoding glycoside hydrolase 100 family protein codes for MPARFSQQHQRVRPNSNEDKVVARAKEHFEKTLIEISGDIAGSVAALEHPTKNDALNYGEIFLRDNVPVMIYLLTQKRYDIVKKFLTVSLDLQSTTYQTRGVFPTSFVEEKGKLIADYGQRSIGRITSADASLWWPVLCWLYVRKSGDHSFGTSQQVQRGVQLLLDLVLHPTFEGNPVLFVPDCSFMIDRPMDVWGAPLEVEVLLHACLKSCIQLMELSRKHQKSRLLDQRLVLTRQWVHDLRQFLLKHYWVTSKTMQVLRRRPTEQYGEDQHQNEFNVQPQVVPSWLQDWLENRGGYLIGNIRTGRPDFRFYSLGNSLACMFGVLTAPQQRALFRLVLHNREHLMAQMPMRICHPPMDIEEWQNKTGSDPKNWPWSYHNGGHWPSLLWFFGASILLHEKRYPKADVLLMGQMRALIEECYWSQLNQLPRQKWAEYFDGPTGTWVGQQSRTYQTWTIVGFLLLHHLLRAAPDDVLMLDLEESF; via the coding sequence ATGCCCGCACGTTTTAGCCAACAGCATCAAAGGGTTCGCCCCAACTCGAATGAAGACAAAGTCGTTGCAAGAGCTAAAGAACATTTTGAAAAAACTCTGATTGAAATTTCTGGAGATATTGCAGGGAGTGTCGCTGCCTTAGAACATCCAACAAAAAATGACGCTCTCAATTACGGAGAAATTTTTTTAAGGGACAACGTCCCAGTAATGATTTATCTGTTAACGCAAAAAAGATATGACATTGTCAAAAAATTCTTGACAGTAAGTCTTGATTTGCAAAGCACCACCTATCAAACACGAGGTGTTTTTCCGACAAGTTTTGTTGAAGAAAAAGGGAAATTAATAGCAGATTATGGTCAGAGATCTATTGGAAGAATTACCTCTGCTGATGCAAGCCTATGGTGGCCAGTACTTTGTTGGCTGTATGTAAGAAAAAGTGGTGATCATAGTTTTGGTACAAGTCAACAGGTTCAAAGGGGTGTTCAACTTCTGCTTGACTTAGTTTTACATCCAACTTTTGAAGGTAATCCAGTTTTATTTGTTCCAGATTGTTCATTTATGATCGATCGGCCTATGGATGTTTGGGGAGCTCCTCTTGAGGTAGAGGTCTTGTTGCATGCATGTCTAAAAAGCTGCATTCAATTAATGGAATTAAGCAGAAAGCATCAAAAAAGTCGATTACTTGATCAGAGGCTTGTTTTAACTCGTCAGTGGGTGCATGATCTCCGGCAATTTCTTTTGAAGCACTATTGGGTTACAAGTAAAACGATGCAAGTTCTAAGAAGAAGGCCCACTGAGCAATATGGTGAAGATCAACATCAAAATGAATTCAATGTCCAGCCCCAAGTAGTTCCTTCATGGCTTCAAGATTGGCTCGAAAATAGAGGTGGATACCTTATAGGAAATATAAGAACTGGTAGACCAGATTTTCGTTTTTATAGCTTGGGAAATTCATTAGCATGTATGTTTGGAGTATTGACAGCACCACAGCAGAGAGCATTATTTCGTCTAGTTCTACATAACCGTGAACACTTAATGGCACAAATGCCAATGAGGATCTGTCATCCACCAATGGATATAGAGGAATGGCAAAACAAAACAGGTTCTGACCCTAAAAACTGGCCATGGAGTTATCACAATGGAGGACATTGGCCTAGTCTTTTATGGTTTTTTGGTGCTTCTATATTGCTTCATGAAAAACGATATCCAAAAGCTGACGTTTTATTAATGGGACAAATGAGGGCTCTTATTGAAGAGTGTTATTGGAGTCAATTGAATCAACTCCCAAGACAAAAATGGGCAGAATATTTTGATGGACCAACGGGTACATGGGTAGGTCAACAATCTAGGACTTATCAAACATGGACTATTGTTGGATTTTTATTACTTCACCATTTATTGAGGGCTGCGCCTGATGACGTATTGATGTTGGATTTAGAGGAAAGTTTTTAA